TACGTCGCCATCGCTGACGTCTCCAGCTACGTGAAGGTGGGGTCGGCGCTGGACGCCGAGGCCCAGGAGCGCGGCAACTCGGTGTACTTCCCCGAGCGCGTGGTGCCGATGCTCCCCGAGGAACTGTCCAACGGCCTGTGCTCGCTCAATCCGCATGTCGATCGCCTGGCCATGGTCTGCGAGATGGACTTCTCCAAGACCGGCGAGATGATCGACTACGTCTTCTACGAGGCGGTGATCCACTCCCACGCACGGCTGACCTACAACAAGGTCAGCACCATGCTGGAGCACTCGCGCACTGCCGAGGCGCGCAAGCTGCGTGACGAGTACAGCGAGGTGGTGCCGCACCTCAAGCCCCTGTACGCGCTGTACAAGGCGCTGCTCGGCGCCCGCCACGTGCGTGGTGCGATCGACTTCGAGACCCAGGAGACCCGTATCGTCTTCGGTGCCGAGCGCAAGATCGCCGAGATCCGTCCGACCACCCGCAACGATGCTCACAAGCTGATCGAGGAGTGCATGCTGGCGGCCAACGTGGCCACCGCCGAGTTCCTCAAGAAGCACGAGATTCCGGCGTTGTACCGGGTTCACGAAGGACCGCCTCCGGAGCGCCTGGAAAAACTCACCGCGTTCCTCGGTGAGCTGGGCCTGTCGCTGCACAAAGGCAAGGAGGGGCCGTCGCCGAAGGATTACCAGGCCTTGCTGGCGGCCATTCGCGAGCGGCCGGATCATCACCTGATCCAGACCGTGATGCTGCGCTCGCTGAGCCAGGCGATCTACACCTCGGACAACAACGGCCACTTCGGTCTGAATTACGAGGCCTACACGCACTTCACCTCGCCGATCCGCCGTTATCCCGATCTGCTGACCCATCGGGCGATCCGCAGCGTGATTCGCTCCAAACGCGAGACGCCGCATGTGCGCCGCGCCGGTGCCGCGACGATTCCCAAGGCACGTATTTATCCGTACGACGAAAACAGCCTGGAGCAACTCGGCGAGCAATGTTCGATGACCGAGCGCCGCGCCGACGAGGCGACCCGCGACGTGGTCAACTGGCTCAAGTGCGAGTACATGAAAGACCGCGTGGGCGAGACCTTCCCAGGTGTCATCACCGCAGTGACCGGTTTCGGTCTGTTCGTCGAACTGAAAGACATCTACGTCGAAGGCATGGTGCACGTCACTGCGCTGCCAGATGACTACTACCACTTCGACCCTGTGCATCACCGCCTGGCTGGCGAGCGCAGCGGGCGCAGCTACCGCCTGGGTGACACCGTCGAAGTCACGGTGATGCGCGTCAACCTCGATGAGCGCAAGATCGACTTCGAGGTGTCCAAGAAGTCCGCCAGTGCGCCAGCGCCGCGCAAGCGTGAAGTGCGCAGTGGTACGCCGTTCGACGAGCCAGCGCCAACGCCTGCGCCGGCACCGGCCGCCAAGCCTGCCAAGGGCGAAGGTCGGCGCGGCGCGTCCAAGCGGGCCGTGGCCGATGCCTACTACCCCAGCGATGCGGTGGCCAAGAACGCCGAGGTGCGCAAGAGCCGGGAAATGAAGAAAGCCCTGCTGGCCGAAGCCAAGAGCGGTGGCAAATCTTCGGGCAAGTCGGGGCGGGGCGGCAGTGACGCTTCGCGTGGCAGCGAGTCGTCGGGCAAGCCCACCAAGCATCGCAAGGGGCCTTCGCGTTCCAAGTCCAAGGGCAAGTCATGAGTGAGCTGGAAAAAGTCTACGGCGTGCATGCCGTAGAGGCCTTGTTGCGTCACCACCCCAAGCGGGTCAAGCAGATCTGGCTGGCCGAAGGGCGCAGCGAGCCACGCGTGCAGACGCTGGTCGAGCTGGCCGGGCAGAATCGTGTGCAGATTGGCCAGGCCGAGCGTCGCGAGATGGATGCCTGGGTCGAGGGCGTGCACCAGGGCGTGGTCGCCGAAGTCAGCCCCAGCCAGGTCTGGGGCGAAGCGATGCTCGACGAGCTGCTGGAGCGCCATGAGGGCACGCCGCTGCTGCTGGTGCTCGATGGCGTGACCGACCCGCACAACCTCGGTGCCTGCCTGCGTACTGCCGATGCCGCAGGGGCGCTGGCAGTGATCGTGCCCAAGGACAAGTCCGCGACGCTCAACGCCACGGTGCGCAAGGTCGCCTGTGGCGCAGCCGAGGTCATCCCGCTGGTGGCGGTCACCAACCTGGCGCGCAGCCTGGAAAAGCTGCAGAAGCGCGGAGTGTGGATCGTCGGTACCGCTGGTGAGGCCGAGCAGGAGCTTTATGCCCAGGATCTCACCGGCCCGATCGCCATCGTCATGGGCGCCGAAGGCAAAGGCATGCGTCGCCTGACCCGCGAGCACTGTGACTTCCTGGTGCGCCTGCCCATGGCCGGCAGCGTCAGCAGCCTCAATGTCTCGGTGGCTACCGGCGTGTGCCTGTTCGAGGCCCTGCGCCAGCGCAAGGCGCCGCGCGCCAGTTAAAAGCGCCAAGCTACAAGCTGCAAGGAGAAGCGGGCGGGGCGGCCTCGGTATCTGTTGCTCGCCATGATCTGCTTTTGTCTTGCAGCTTGCAGCTTGCAGCTTGCAGCTTGCAGCTTGCAGCTTGCAAAGCTGCTCAAATATTCGCCAATGTCCTTGCGCCGCCTCCGGCCCTTCTCTACAATTGCGCCCCTTGCCGTCACGGCAGGCCTTCATGTGCCTGCAGGCGGGCAAGACACAACGAGTCATTCACTCCTTGTCTGACCGCGCAAGCGGCAGGCTACAACCCGTAAGGAGCATTCATGCGTCATTACGAAATCATCTTCCTGGTCCACCCGGATCAGAGCGAGCAAGTCGGCGGCATGGTAGAGCGTTACACCAAGCTGATCGAAGAAGACGGCGGCAAGATCCACCGTCTGGAAGACTGGGGTCGTCGTCAACTGGCCTACGCCATCAACAACGTTCACAAGGCTCACTACGTGATGCTGAACGTTGAGTGCACCGGCAAGGCCCTGGCCGAGCTGGAAGACAACTTCCGCTACAACGATGCCGTGATCCGTAACCTGGTCATCCGTCGCGACGAAGCCATCACTGGCCAGTCCGAGATGCTCAAGGCTGAAGAAAACCGCAGCGAGCGCCGTGAGCGTCGCGACCGTCCTGAGCACGCTGACAGCGCCGATGGCGACGACAGCGACAACAGCGACAACAGCGATAACGCTGACGAGTAATCCACGGACCTTTTGAGGAGCCTATTACATGGCACGTTTCTTCCGTCGTCGTAAATTCTGCCGTTTCACCGCTGAAGGCGTGAAAGAGATT
The Pseudomonas sp. DTU_2021_1001937_2_SI_NGA_ILE_001 DNA segment above includes these coding regions:
- the rnr gene encoding ribonuclease R encodes the protein MADWQSLDPEAAREAEKYENPIPSRELILQHLAERGSPAAREQLVDEFGLTTEDQIEALRRRLRAMERDGQLIYTRRGTYAPVDKLDLILGRIIGHRDGFGFLSPDDGSDDLFLSPAQMRLVFDGDRALARVSGFDRRGRREGVIVEVISRGHETVVGRYYEESGIGFVIPDNPKIQQEVLVTHGRNGGAKVGQFVAVKITHWPTPRFQPQGDVVEVVGNYMAPGMEIDVALRSYDIPHVWPQGVLKEAGRLKPEVEEKDKVNRIDLRHLPFVTIDGEDARDFDDAVYCEPRPGKLRLFSGGWKLYVAIADVSSYVKVGSALDAEAQERGNSVYFPERVVPMLPEELSNGLCSLNPHVDRLAMVCEMDFSKTGEMIDYVFYEAVIHSHARLTYNKVSTMLEHSRTAEARKLRDEYSEVVPHLKPLYALYKALLGARHVRGAIDFETQETRIVFGAERKIAEIRPTTRNDAHKLIEECMLAANVATAEFLKKHEIPALYRVHEGPPPERLEKLTAFLGELGLSLHKGKEGPSPKDYQALLAAIRERPDHHLIQTVMLRSLSQAIYTSDNNGHFGLNYEAYTHFTSPIRRYPDLLTHRAIRSVIRSKRETPHVRRAGAATIPKARIYPYDENSLEQLGEQCSMTERRADEATRDVVNWLKCEYMKDRVGETFPGVITAVTGFGLFVELKDIYVEGMVHVTALPDDYYHFDPVHHRLAGERSGRSYRLGDTVEVTVMRVNLDERKIDFEVSKKSASAPAPRKREVRSGTPFDEPAPTPAPAPAAKPAKGEGRRGASKRAVADAYYPSDAVAKNAEVRKSREMKKALLAEAKSGGKSSGKSGRGGSDASRGSESSGKPTKHRKGPSRSKSKGKS
- the rpsF gene encoding 30S ribosomal protein S6, with product MRHYEIIFLVHPDQSEQVGGMVERYTKLIEEDGGKIHRLEDWGRRQLAYAINNVHKAHYVMLNVECTGKALAELEDNFRYNDAVIRNLVIRRDEAITGQSEMLKAEENRSERRERRDRPEHADSADGDDSDNSDNSDNADE
- the rlmB gene encoding 23S rRNA (guanosine(2251)-2'-O)-methyltransferase RlmB → MSELEKVYGVHAVEALLRHHPKRVKQIWLAEGRSEPRVQTLVELAGQNRVQIGQAERREMDAWVEGVHQGVVAEVSPSQVWGEAMLDELLERHEGTPLLLVLDGVTDPHNLGACLRTADAAGALAVIVPKDKSATLNATVRKVACGAAEVIPLVAVTNLARSLEKLQKRGVWIVGTAGEAEQELYAQDLTGPIAIVMGAEGKGMRRLTREHCDFLVRLPMAGSVSSLNVSVATGVCLFEALRQRKAPRAS